One window of Pithys albifrons albifrons isolate INPA30051 chromosome 18, PitAlb_v1, whole genome shotgun sequence genomic DNA carries:
- the CSNK2A1 gene encoding casein kinase II subunit alpha has product MSGPVPSRARVYTDVNTHRPREYWDYESHVVEWGNQDDYQLVRKLGRGKYSEVFEAINITNNEKVVVKILKPVKKKKIKREIKILENLRGGPNIITLADIVKDPVSRTPALVFEHVNNTDFKQLYQTLTDYDIRFYMYEILKALDYCHSMGIMHRDVKPHNVMIDHEHRKLRLIDWGLAEFYHPGQEYNVRVASRYFKGPELLVDYQMYDYSLDMWSLGCMLASMIFRKEPFFHGHDNYDQLVRIAKVLGTEDLYDYIDKYNIELDPRFNDILGRHSRKRWERFVHSENQHLVSPEALDFLDKLLRYDHQSRLTAREAMEHPYFYPIVKDQARMGPSNMPGGSTPVSSASMMSGISSVPTPSPLGPLAGSPVISATTTLGMPVPAAAGAQQ; this is encoded by the exons ATGTCGGGGCCAGTGCCGAGCAGGGCCAGAGTCTACACGGACGTGAACACACACAGACCCCGCGAGTACTGGGACTATGAGTCACATGTGGTGGAGTGGGG AAATCAAGACGACTACCAGCTAGTTCGAAAATTGGGCCGAGGCAAATACAGTGAAGTATTTGAAGCCATCAACAttacaaataatgaaaaagtagTTGTTAAAATTCTCAAG CctgtgaaaaagaagaaaatcaagcGTGAAATCAAGATCTTGGAGAACTTGCGAGGAGGGCCCAATATAATCACCCTTGCAGATATAGTAAAAGATCCTGTG tctCGGACACCTGCTTTGGTTTTTGAACATGTAAACAACACAGACTTTAAG CAATTATACCAGACATTAACAGATTATGATATTCGATTCTACATGTATGAGATTTTGAAG GCTCTAGATTACTGCCATAGCATGGGAATCATGCACAGAGATGTCAAACCTCACAACGTCATGATTGACCATGAGCACAGAAAG CTTAGACTAATAGACTGGGGTTTGGCTGAATTCTATCACCCTGGCCAGGAGTACAATGTCAGAGTGGCTTCCAGATATTTCAAAGGACCTGAACTCCTTGTAGATTATCAG ATGTATGATTACAGTCTGGATATGTGGAGCTTGGGGTGCATGTTGGCTAGTATGATATTCCGAAAGGAACCATTTTTCCATGGCCATGACAACTATGATCAG CTGGTGAGGATAGCCAAGGTGCTGGGGACAGAAGATCTGTATGACTACATTGACAAATACAACATTGAGTTGGATCCACGTTTTAATGACATCTTGGGCAG ACACTCCCGTAAGCGATGGGAGCGCTTTGTTCACAGTGAGAACCAGCACCTGGTGAGTCCAGAAGCTCTGGATTTCCTGGACAAGCTGCTGCGATATGATCACCAGTCACGACTCACAGCCAGAGAAGCCATGGAACACCCCTACTTCT ATCCCATTGTGAAAGACCAGGCTCGGATGGGCCCGTCCAACATGCCGGGTGGCAGCACTCCTGTCAGCAGTGCGAGCATGATGTCAG GGATTTCTTCAGTGCCAACACCTTCACCCCTTGGACCTCTAGCAGGCTCTCCTGTCATCTCTGCCACCACCACGCTGGGGATGCCGGTTCCAGCCGCGGCGGGCGCCCAGCAGTAG